From the Flavobacterium galactosidilyticum genome, one window contains:
- a CDS encoding T9SS sorting signal type C domain-containing protein yields MNNNYSNSLLSLLKLKFSAKFHLLLLFLFVCSFANAATITSATSGNWNATTTWVGGVVPTASDDVIIATTHTVTVTVSTGITNLLLNKSSAKIIINPNQILTVSGTYKSNATLTDGVNGPGSIRFTGSVSINRMTGSGTLPNVIIGDGVSTNTVKMASGFKVANLTINTGAIFDNNKKNIGIDGNLLVNGTILPSSKGNFTFSGLSNTIAGSTPSITINNASFSGTYTNNLTVFNVVNNLTGTGTLINSASKTLTIGRNATLTTLTATAADNTVIYTRPGAQTVKPTTYYNLTLSGSGAKNSALVYVVNGTLSMQGTATVSSAPTYGTVAKLEYNRNSPLAAGVEWISPFVATGGVIIINTGLITSNSAKVFNSSVPLTVANDSGGGLDNGGFAISGASVFTLANDANLYLSGTSTFPSGFSTNTIGATSTVEYNGTAQTVAVQNYGNLNLSNSGDKTFAGATLIADELALSGTAVAILPTGSTSFSQTLTFNGTLQLSGSWGGTAATTATNKSALWFGTTTTGILNVNLACAIGTWLGQITTDWSDPNNWCSLTLPSASTNVVIPATAPYLPVIGTANGDCRNITIASLSSLTINPSRTLTVTGNWVNNGTLSSSGTTNFNGTASQTISGTGSNVFNNLTNSKSTFPLNAARNIIVNGVLDNVNATSILDMGTNVLSGTFSNSGLGQIKTANTSGTPIPSGKTWANTVVYSATTGGQKVVAGTYVSLSLDNSSGTQTALGNLTISNKLNIVNGSPNFKMNGYNLSVGDFNITTSDAIIDMAGGSLSYAAINSMDGTIRFSGAANGKAIPAGTVEYYGATQTVGPGTYNDITFTGTGGYSVNSDVVVNNELLITKGELTVQDGVSVTVSDIIKVDTPGTFILENNASLVQINDVTNVGRITYKRNTTPMNNFDYTYWSSPVSGQTLYNLSPNTLSDKYHSFTDPDWIDELGSNPMIAGKGYAIRTPKAGTWPNGEVVSFPYTQKVKFIGVPNNGDYTYIGISNNKSYLLGNPYPSAIDADAFLNENHLILDGTIYFWTHNTGIAPSGAFYVYNDNDYASYNLTGGTGTTAAATSISGVNFSVPSGKIAAGQSFFATGKGTGNVLFTNDMRVSGGVAGANNSQFFRTTKTKSKTSTAIEKNRVWLNLYNNEGAFKQTLVGYLAGATNGYDNRYDGESFDEHEFVDFYSVTPENYLVIQGRALPFDETDTVPLGYRSKEEMNLNISIDQTDGVLATQNIYIEDKLLNVIHNIKDTPYAFTTEAGTFDNRFVLRYTDKTLGNTDFEGVNSSVVISKDKNELKIKSEIETIKRITVYDLLGKKVFEKEAVNSTEFRSSAIGFSQQIGIVKVTLDNGQVISKKVIF; encoded by the coding sequence ATGAATAATAATTACTCTAACTCATTATTAAGTTTATTAAAGTTAAAATTTTCAGCGAAATTTCATTTGCTGTTGCTATTTTTGTTTGTTTGCTCATTTGCAAATGCAGCGACTATTACCTCTGCGACAAGTGGTAATTGGAATGCTACGACAACATGGGTAGGAGGTGTGGTTCCCACAGCCAGTGATGATGTAATTATTGCAACAACACATACAGTTACGGTTACAGTTTCTACAGGAATTACAAATTTATTATTAAATAAATCTTCTGCTAAAATAATAATAAACCCAAATCAAATATTAACAGTGTCAGGTACTTATAAAAGTAATGCGACGTTGACTGACGGAGTAAATGGTCCTGGATCAATTAGGTTTACAGGATCAGTAAGCATAAATCGAATGACAGGATCCGGAACACTTCCTAATGTTATTATTGGAGATGGTGTTAGTACTAATACCGTGAAGATGGCATCAGGATTTAAAGTAGCTAATCTTACTATTAATACAGGAGCAATTTTTGATAATAATAAAAAAAATATAGGTATTGATGGTAATTTGTTAGTAAACGGAACTATATTACCTTCAAGCAAAGGAAATTTTACTTTTAGTGGCTTGAGTAATACAATAGCAGGTTCAACTCCATCTATTACCATTAATAATGCTAGTTTTTCAGGTACTTACACTAATAATTTAACTGTTTTTAATGTCGTAAATAATCTAACTGGTACTGGAACATTGATTAATAGTGCTTCTAAAACACTAACTATTGGAAGGAATGCAACTCTAACTACGTTAACAGCAACTGCAGCAGATAATACAGTAATTTATACCAGACCAGGAGCTCAAACTGTTAAACCTACTACATATTATAATTTAACGCTATCTGGATCTGGAGCCAAGAACTCAGCATTAGTTTATGTTGTCAACGGGACGCTTTCTATGCAAGGAACAGCAACGGTTAGTAGTGCACCTACTTATGGAACGGTTGCTAAACTGGAATACAACCGAAACTCCCCTCTAGCAGCTGGAGTAGAATGGATTTCACCTTTTGTTGCAACTGGTGGTGTAATTATCATAAATACAGGACTTATTACTAGTAATAGCGCTAAAGTTTTTAATTCATCTGTACCTCTTACCGTTGCTAATGATAGCGGGGGTGGTTTAGACAATGGTGGTTTTGCCATTTCAGGCGCTAGTGTTTTTACTTTGGCTAATGATGCCAACTTGTATTTAAGCGGTACAAGTACTTTTCCTTCCGGTTTTAGTACTAACACGATTGGGGCAACGAGTACGGTAGAATACAATGGGACTGCTCAAACTGTCGCCGTTCAGAATTATGGAAACTTAAACCTTAGTAATTCAGGAGACAAAACATTTGCAGGAGCAACACTTATAGCAGACGAATTAGCTTTAAGTGGCACTGCCGTAGCTATCCTTCCTACTGGTTCTACTTCTTTTTCACAAACACTTACTTTTAATGGTACACTACAACTGTCAGGTTCTTGGGGAGGAACGGCAGCAACTACCGCTACAAATAAAAGCGCACTTTGGTTTGGTACAACCACAACTGGAATTCTAAATGTAAATTTAGCGTGTGCGATAGGTACTTGGCTAGGTCAAATTACAACAGATTGGAGTGATCCTAACAATTGGTGTTCCTTAACATTACCTTCAGCAAGTACTAATGTTGTAATACCTGCTACAGCACCTTACTTGCCAGTAATTGGCACAGCAAATGGTGATTGTCGTAATATTACTATTGCCTCTTTATCATCACTAACCATTAATCCATCAAGGACACTGACCGTTACCGGGAATTGGGTCAATAATGGAACCTTATCGTCTAGTGGTACAACTAATTTTAACGGTACTGCATCACAAACTATAAGTGGTACGGGATCAAACGTATTTAATAATCTAACTAACTCTAAAAGTACATTTCCATTAAATGCGGCTAGAAATATTATTGTAAATGGCGTTCTGGATAATGTAAATGCTACCTCTATTCTTGATATGGGTACTAATGTATTGAGCGGTACTTTTTCTAATTCAGGTTTGGGGCAAATAAAAACAGCAAATACGTCAGGTACTCCAATCCCATCTGGAAAAACATGGGCTAACACCGTTGTGTATAGTGCAACAACGGGCGGTCAAAAAGTAGTAGCAGGAACTTATGTTTCGTTGTCACTTGATAACAGTTCTGGAACCCAAACCGCTTTAGGCAACTTAACAATTAGCAATAAATTGAATATAGTAAATGGCAGCCCTAATTTTAAAATGAATGGTTACAATTTAAGTGTTGGCGATTTTAATATTACAACTTCAGATGCAATTATAGATATGGCGGGTGGTAGTTTGAGCTATGCTGCGATAAATAGTATGGATGGTACAATACGGTTTTCGGGTGCTGCAAACGGAAAAGCTATTCCTGCAGGAACGGTTGAGTATTATGGGGCAACACAAACTGTTGGTCCAGGTACGTACAACGACATTACCTTTACAGGCACTGGCGGTTATAGTGTAAACAGCGATGTTGTGGTTAATAATGAACTTTTGATTACCAAAGGTGAGCTAACAGTTCAAGACGGAGTTTCAGTAACGGTATCTGATATTATAAAGGTAGATACTCCTGGAACTTTTATACTAGAAAACAATGCGAGTTTAGTTCAAATAAATGACGTGACTAATGTAGGAAGAATAACCTACAAAAGAAACACCACTCCCATGAATAATTTTGACTACACCTATTGGTCTTCTCCAGTCTCAGGACAAACTCTTTATAATTTGTCTCCTAATACTTTATCTGATAAATACCATAGTTTTACAGACCCCGATTGGATTGATGAGCTAGGTTCGAATCCAATGATTGCAGGAAAAGGCTATGCAATTAGAACGCCAAAAGCAGGAACATGGCCTAATGGAGAAGTTGTAAGTTTTCCTTATACGCAAAAAGTAAAGTTTATAGGTGTTCCCAATAATGGGGATTATACATATATAGGAATATCAAATAATAAATCGTATTTGTTAGGAAATCCATATCCATCAGCTATAGATGCCGATGCTTTTTTGAATGAAAACCACTTGATTCTTGATGGAACAATTTATTTCTGGACGCACAATACTGGTATAGCGCCTAGTGGAGCTTTTTATGTATATAACGACAACGATTACGCTTCCTATAACTTGACAGGAGGTACAGGAACAACAGCTGCAGCTACATCAATAAGCGGTGTTAACTTTTCTGTTCCATCAGGTAAAATTGCTGCTGGCCAAAGTTTTTTTGCAACAGGAAAAGGAACAGGAAATGTGTTATTTACTAATGATATGCGCGTAAGTGGCGGAGTTGCTGGAGCAAATAACTCGCAGTTTTTTAGAACCACTAAAACGAAATCAAAAACAAGTACTGCTATCGAGAAAAATAGAGTTTGGCTTAATTTATATAATAACGAAGGCGCTTTCAAGCAAACTTTAGTAGGTTATCTTGCTGGCGCTACAAATGGCTATGACAATCGTTACGACGGAGAGAGTTTTGATGAGCATGAATTTGTAGATTTTTATAGTGTTACTCCAGAGAACTACTTAGTTATTCAAGGTAGGGCTTTGCCATTTGACGAAACCGATACAGTTCCTCTAGGATATAGGTCTAAAGAAGAAATGAATCTTAACATTAGCATTGACCAAACCGATGGAGTATTGGCTACTCAAAACATATATATTGAGGATAAGTTGCTGAATGTTATTCATAATATTAAAGATACTCCGTATGCCTTTACTACTGAAGCAGGAACTTTTGACAATCGTTTTGTATTGCGTTATACGGATAAAACGTTAGGTAATACTGATTTTGAAGGAGTTAATAGTTCAGTTGTAATTTCTAAGGATAAAAATGAATTAAAAATTAAATCTGAAATAGAAACTATAAAACGAATTACAGTTTATGACTTGTTAGGTAAAAAAGTATTTGAAAAAGAGGCTGTAAATAGTACTGAATTCCGTTCATCTGCGATTGGTTTTAGCCAACAAATAGGAATTGTAAAAGTAACTTTGGACAACGGACAAGTTATTTCTAAAAAAGTTATTTTCTAG
- a CDS encoding TonB-dependent receptor plug domain-containing protein — MKKTMAVASLVLCTLVGKAQETKQKMDSLNEVIVTSSRIDLPFSENSRTIQIVTASDIKKLGVTNVADALQQVAGVDVRRQGVNGMQADLYIRGGSFDQTLLLIDGIKVDDAQTGHHTLNLALPIEVIERIEIIKGPAARVFGQNAFSGAVNIVTKSAPKNLLVTKLQMGSYGQFLAEATASINLDNSSHIVHFSKNFSNGYRVNTDFDNQNLFVKSQFNKNKLPINFIASHSEKKFGANGFYGIPSATQQYEETQATLVGFSTVIKKGNFTWKPRVYWRRNQDEYVYVRSNPAGYRNLHLTNKAAVELNGSYTSSAGITGFGVEFSKYFIASNRLGDNQREIATLFLEHRFQFLDNKLDVTPGIAASYFSDFDNKLFPGVDVGYAIADDVRVYGNIGYTYRVPTYTDLYYIGPQAIGNPNLQAEDALAQEVGIRWNTNRFGLSIAGFNRDSNNLIDYVRVNATDVVFSPQNIQDVNTKGIETQFDYSFKLNNLTQKINLGYTFLDDEIKQTAAVESRYSINSLKHQMVGSYQMQWFENFTNSIAYRYMERTSGASYNVVDLSAAYHWNDIELSVYANNIFNTEYSESSLIPMPKGNLLFGLKYTFK, encoded by the coding sequence ATGAAAAAAACAATGGCAGTGGCTTCTTTAGTACTTTGTACTTTAGTAGGAAAAGCACAAGAAACAAAACAGAAAATGGACTCGCTAAATGAAGTTATAGTAACTTCTTCCAGGATCGATTTGCCTTTTAGTGAAAATTCAAGAACGATTCAAATAGTTACCGCTAGTGACATAAAAAAATTAGGTGTTACTAATGTGGCTGACGCCTTGCAGCAAGTTGCAGGTGTTGATGTAAGAAGACAAGGTGTAAACGGAATGCAAGCTGATTTATACATAAGAGGTGGCAGTTTTGATCAAACTTTATTGCTAATTGACGGTATAAAAGTAGATGATGCACAAACAGGTCATCATACTCTAAACTTAGCGTTGCCAATAGAAGTAATTGAAAGAATCGAAATCATAAAAGGGCCGGCTGCTCGTGTTTTTGGACAAAATGCTTTTTCAGGAGCGGTAAATATTGTAACTAAAAGTGCGCCTAAAAATCTTTTGGTAACTAAACTACAAATGGGTTCCTACGGACAATTTTTGGCGGAAGCCACTGCTTCAATTAATTTAGACAATAGCAGTCACATTGTTCACTTTAGCAAGAACTTTTCAAACGGGTACAGAGTAAATACTGATTTTGACAATCAAAATTTATTTGTAAAAAGTCAATTCAATAAAAACAAACTTCCTATCAACTTTATTGCGAGTCATTCTGAAAAGAAATTTGGTGCTAATGGCTTTTACGGAATTCCATCAGCAACACAGCAATATGAGGAAACGCAAGCAACTTTAGTTGGGTTTTCGACTGTTATTAAAAAAGGAAATTTTACCTGGAAGCCACGAGTATATTGGAGACGAAATCAAGATGAATATGTATACGTTAGGAGTAATCCAGCTGGGTATAGGAATTTGCACTTAACTAATAAAGCGGCTGTTGAGTTAAATGGTTCTTATACTTCAAGTGCTGGTATCACTGGTTTTGGTGTTGAATTTTCAAAATACTTTATAGCAAGTAATCGATTGGGAGACAATCAAAGAGAAATTGCGACCTTGTTTTTAGAACATCGTTTTCAGTTTTTGGATAATAAATTAGATGTAACTCCAGGAATTGCAGCTTCTTATTTTTCAGATTTTGATAACAAATTATTCCCGGGAGTTGATGTAGGATATGCCATTGCTGATGATGTGAGAGTGTATGGCAACATAGGGTACACGTACCGAGTTCCTACTTACACTGATTTGTATTACATAGGGCCGCAGGCAATAGGAAATCCAAATTTGCAAGCCGAAGACGCCTTAGCACAAGAGGTAGGAATTAGATGGAATACGAATCGTTTTGGCCTTTCGATCGCTGGTTTTAATAGGGATTCCAATAATTTGATTGATTATGTACGAGTCAATGCTACCGATGTTGTTTTCTCGCCACAAAACATTCAGGATGTGAACACAAAAGGGATTGAAACACAGTTTGATTATAGCTTTAAATTGAATAATTTGACTCAAAAAATCAATTTAGGATATACTTTTCTTGATGACGAAATCAAGCAAACTGCAGCGGTGGAGTCGAGATATTCCATCAATTCATTGAAACATCAAATGGTTGGCTCGTATCAAATGCAATGGTTTGAGAACTTTACTAATTCGATTGCGTATCGTTATATGGAACGCACTTCTGGAGCGAGTTATAATGTGGTAGATCTAAGTGCGGCATACCATTGGAATGACATAGAGTTATCCGTTTATGCTAATAATATTTTTAATACGGAATATTCTGAAAGTAGTTTGATTCCAATGCCAAAAGGGAATTTACTATTTGGATTGAAATATACGTTTAAGTAG
- a CDS encoding regulatory protein RecX produces the protein MKDFFTIKQATQKLEHYCAYQDRCHEEVIQKLRSMKMDQDEIDQIIVQLIADNFLNEERFACSYARGKHRIKHWGKIRIVNELKFRKISATLIKIALKEIDDSDYFEMFDALADKHWETITEGNTLKKRKKFCDYFLRKGWETELIYQKVKELEKI, from the coding sequence ATGAAAGACTTTTTCACCATAAAACAGGCAACACAAAAACTAGAGCATTATTGCGCCTATCAAGATCGCTGTCACGAAGAAGTAATCCAGAAATTGCGAAGTATGAAAATGGATCAAGATGAAATTGACCAAATAATCGTGCAACTTATAGCTGATAACTTCCTGAACGAAGAACGCTTTGCTTGTAGTTATGCCAGAGGAAAACACCGCATTAAACATTGGGGGAAAATCAGAATTGTAAATGAATTAAAATTCAGAAAAATCTCTGCCACGCTAATAAAAATTGCCTTAAAAGAAATTGACGATTCTGACTATTTCGAAATGTTTGATGCATTAGCTGATAAACATTGGGAAACTATCACCGAGGGAAACACACTGAAAAAACGAAAAAAATTCTGCGATTATTTCCTAAGAAAAGGCTGGGAAACGGAGTTGATTTATCAGAAGGTGAAGGAGCTGGAGAAGATTTGA
- a CDS encoding T9SS sorting signal type C domain-containing protein — MKTKLLYFVVVLSIFIFNTAYCQEGIVDATFNTYDDGLSGDGFDSNVRTVSLQADGNLIVGGDFLNFNGAATPKLCRLLPDGSKDPSFLTGTSFNGNVYCSLVQPDGKIVVGGSFTSFNGSTAKRLIRLNPDGSRDTSFDTSIAASSGIIHSMAIQADGNLIIVGSFVNYNGVSALRVARILPNGNLDTTFAIGSGANSLIEEVHIQQDGKIILGGSFITFNGTTCAKIIRLNTNGTVDTTFVQGTGFDDNISALTTQADGKIIVGGDFSMYNGAVANRIIRLNLDGSRDTSFNSGVGLSAGTVEVIKVNSTGSIIVGGSFSGTYNGVDVNRILLLDSNGVLDPIFDIGAGPLTGTVYALKEDTDGSWYVGGSFSVFDSQNQGRLAKIDVVGAMDIGYLTAGVGFDNSVLKVVSLSNTKTLVVGNFNKFNGVSAPKIALLLDNGAIDNSFNVAASGADGLIKNAIVQSDYKIVIGGNFLKYNGVTVNRITRILPDGSIDVSFNTGLGFNSQIYGLALQADGKIIVGGNFTKFNGMSVNRIVRLLSDGTLDTSFNVGLGADEIIETVLVLPDGKIVVGGRFSTFNGIAHNRLVRLDFNGSVDAGFVTGLGFDKNVYCVEMQSDTKLIVGGSFLNYKGSAAKRIIRLNSDGSLDTSFAVGSGFSNGDVRAVLVQPDGRVLIGGAFSGTYNGTAVKRLIRVLPTGIFDISFSANLNSPLYSISLTPNHKLMIGGNFNSVSGVTKHRAARLLLCLDTTIWNGVAWSNGAPSSEKRIVFNGNYPVLNSVNACSCSINSGYSVGVPSGNTLGLVFNYSGLGTLILENNASLYQTNDASVNTGIINIKRQTTPIIMTDYSYWSSPVSNQKLVDVSPNTLLDKFFSFDATTDSWFEELPTNSMDLGKGYIIRGPQYFSTTIPAPYEAVFTGVPNNGKIVIPIGGNNTSNLVGNPYPSAISAESFLIKNNEVIDGTLYFWTHNTPIANNVYTSNDYAVYNLLGGVATSNAPNSGVNNTKPDGTIASAQAFFTTSIKDGGAVIFNNSMRILGQNTTFFRTKNNKQKATSRTEKHRIWLNLSNAQGAFKQLLVGYASGATNEYDGSFDGETFDGNEYIDFYSVSQDRNLVIQGRALPFDETDTVSLGYKSKIEGNFNISIDEVDGLFKSQDVYLEDNLLNTTHNLKYAPYGFTTQAGSFDGRFVLRYTDKTLGKRNFDSLSNQIIISKDKNELKIKSELETIKQVTVFNLQGQKVFEKMTVDSNEFTSSTIGLRKQIGIVKVTLGNGQVISKKVSF, encoded by the coding sequence ATGAAAACAAAACTCCTTTACTTCGTTGTTGTGTTAAGTATTTTCATTTTTAATACTGCTTATTGTCAAGAGGGGATAGTCGATGCGACTTTTAACACCTATGATGATGGTTTATCAGGAGATGGTTTCGACAGTAATGTCAGAACCGTTTCGCTACAAGCTGACGGAAATTTGATTGTAGGAGGCGATTTCTTAAATTTTAACGGCGCTGCTACTCCTAAATTGTGTCGGTTATTGCCTGATGGTTCCAAAGACCCTTCTTTTCTCACGGGTACGAGTTTTAATGGGAATGTATATTGCAGTTTAGTACAACCCGATGGAAAGATAGTTGTAGGAGGATCATTTACTTCTTTTAATGGTTCCACGGCTAAAAGGTTAATTCGTTTGAATCCTGATGGATCACGTGACACCTCTTTTGACACTTCAATTGCGGCAAGTTCGGGAATAATTCATTCTATGGCTATTCAAGCAGATGGGAACTTAATTATAGTGGGCAGTTTTGTGAATTACAATGGTGTTTCCGCACTAAGGGTAGCCCGCATTTTACCCAACGGTAACTTAGACACCACATTTGCAATCGGATCAGGGGCAAATTCATTAATTGAGGAAGTGCACATTCAACAAGACGGCAAGATTATTTTGGGAGGATCTTTTATTACGTTTAATGGTACTACTTGCGCTAAAATAATTCGGTTGAATACTAATGGAACTGTGGATACTACTTTCGTTCAAGGAACTGGTTTTGATGATAATATATCGGCACTTACAACTCAAGCGGATGGCAAGATTATAGTAGGTGGTGATTTTTCAATGTATAACGGCGCTGTTGCTAATAGAATTATTCGTTTAAATCTTGACGGGAGTCGAGATACTTCTTTTAATTCCGGAGTAGGCTTAAGCGCTGGAACGGTTGAAGTTATAAAAGTAAATAGTACTGGTTCTATTATTGTTGGCGGGTCCTTTTCTGGGACTTACAATGGAGTCGATGTAAACCGAATACTATTGTTGGATTCCAATGGTGTTTTAGACCCAATATTCGATATAGGAGCTGGACCATTAACGGGTACTGTATATGCGTTGAAGGAAGACACCGATGGTTCATGGTATGTAGGTGGCTCTTTCTCGGTTTTTGACTCTCAAAATCAAGGCAGGCTTGCAAAAATTGATGTTGTTGGGGCGATGGATATTGGTTATTTAACGGCTGGTGTTGGTTTTGACAATTCTGTTTTAAAAGTTGTTTCGTTATCCAATACTAAAACCCTTGTGGTTGGTAATTTCAATAAATTTAATGGGGTAAGCGCTCCAAAGATTGCGCTATTATTAGATAATGGTGCAATTGACAATTCATTTAATGTTGCTGCTTCTGGCGCGGATGGATTAATCAAAAATGCAATTGTGCAATCAGACTATAAAATCGTAATTGGAGGAAATTTTTTGAAATATAATGGAGTCACTGTCAATAGGATTACCAGAATTTTACCAGATGGTTCTATTGATGTTTCTTTCAATACGGGTTTGGGCTTTAACAGTCAAATTTATGGACTCGCATTACAAGCCGATGGGAAAATCATTGTTGGTGGTAATTTTACAAAGTTTAATGGAATGTCTGTAAATAGGATTGTCCGTTTGTTGTCAGATGGAACTCTTGATACAAGCTTTAATGTTGGCTTAGGAGCAGACGAAATTATAGAGACTGTTCTTGTTCTACCTGATGGTAAAATAGTAGTAGGGGGTCGTTTTTCAACATTTAATGGAATTGCCCATAATCGCTTGGTACGACTCGATTTTAACGGTAGTGTTGACGCAGGTTTTGTTACAGGATTAGGATTTGATAAAAATGTATATTGTGTTGAGATGCAATCCGATACTAAATTGATCGTAGGAGGTTCTTTTTTAAATTATAAAGGCTCTGCTGCGAAACGAATAATTAGATTGAATTCTGATGGAAGTTTAGATACTAGTTTTGCTGTTGGTTCTGGTTTTAGTAACGGTGACGTCAGAGCCGTTTTAGTCCAGCCTGACGGGCGTGTTTTGATTGGCGGAGCTTTTTCTGGGACGTATAACGGAACTGCTGTAAAACGACTAATTCGAGTTTTGCCTACTGGTATTTTTGATATTTCTTTCTCAGCGAATTTAAATAGTCCGCTGTACAGCATCAGTCTTACTCCAAACCATAAACTGATGATAGGGGGTAATTTCAACTCCGTTTCGGGTGTGACTAAACATCGGGCTGCTCGCTTACTTTTGTGTTTGGATACTACAATTTGGAATGGTGTAGCTTGGAGTAATGGTGCGCCTTCTTCTGAAAAAAGGATTGTTTTCAACGGGAATTATCCTGTTTTAAATTCTGTTAACGCTTGTTCTTGTTCAATTAATTCAGGATATAGCGTTGGTGTTCCAAGTGGAAATACCTTGGGCTTAGTTTTTAATTATTCGGGTTTAGGGACATTAATTTTAGAAAATAACGCCTCGCTTTATCAAACCAATGATGCTAGTGTTAATACAGGAATTATCAATATAAAAAGACAAACGACACCAATTATTATGACAGATTATAGCTACTGGTCCTCGCCAGTTTCAAACCAAAAATTAGTCGATGTTTCTCCTAATACGCTTTTGGATAAGTTTTTTTCTTTTGATGCAACTACAGATTCCTGGTTTGAAGAACTTCCAACAAATAGCATGGATTTGGGTAAAGGGTATATTATCCGTGGACCACAGTATTTTTCGACAACGATTCCAGCTCCTTATGAAGCCGTTTTTACTGGTGTCCCAAACAACGGAAAAATAGTAATTCCCATAGGAGGAAATAATACTTCAAATTTGGTAGGAAATCCGTATCCATCTGCTATTAGCGCGGAGTCATTTTTAATTAAAAATAATGAAGTTATAGATGGAACACTTTATTTCTGGACGCACAACACACCAATTGCTAATAATGTGTACACATCTAATGACTATGCTGTCTATAATTTATTGGGTGGCGTTGCCACATCTAATGCACCTAATTCAGGTGTTAACAACACAAAACCAGATGGTACAATTGCTTCTGCTCAAGCATTTTTCACAACTAGCATAAAAGATGGAGGCGCAGTAATATTTAATAACAGTATGCGAATTTTGGGACAGAATACTACTTTTTTTAGAACAAAAAACAACAAACAGAAAGCGACAAGCAGAACTGAAAAGCATCGTATTTGGTTAAATCTTAGCAATGCTCAAGGCGCGTTCAAGCAACTTTTAGTGGGTTATGCTAGTGGGGCTACAAATGAATATGATGGTTCCTTTGACGGCGAAACCTTTGACGGAAATGAATATATTGATTTTTACAGCGTTAGTCAAGATCGGAATTTAGTTATTCAAGGACGTGCATTGCCGTTTGATGAAACGGATACCGTGTCGCTTGGATATAAGTCTAAAATTGAAGGTAATTTCAATATTAGTATTGATGAAGTAGATGGATTGTTTAAAAGTCAAGATGTCTACCTTGAAGATAATTTATTGAACACTACGCATAATCTAAAATACGCGCCCTACGGTTTTACAACACAAGCAGGCAGCTTTGATGGTCGTTTTGTTTTGCGCTATACTGATAAAACATTAGGGAAAAGAAATTTTGATTCACTTTCAAATCAAATAATAATTTCAAAAGACAAAAACGAATTGAAAATAAAATCTGAATTAGAGACTATTAAACAAGTAACCGTATTTAATTTACAAGGGCAAAAAGTGTTTGAAAAAATGACTGTTGATAGTAATGAATTCACTTCCTCAACAATTGGTTTAAGAAAGCAAATAGGAATTGTAAAAGTAACATTAGGAAATGGTCAGGTAATTTCTAAAAAAGTTAGTTTCTAA